The Haematobia irritans isolate KBUSLIRL unplaced genomic scaffold, ASM5000362v1 scaffold_49, whole genome shotgun sequence nucleotide sequence ttgtgcacattataatttaagtccgacggcataatcgatactgctgcacccagaaaaaagtgaccccttctttaagttaaaatgaacttattgtgaagaaagttgaacttcgtatagcgccaaagacatttttatttgtttgaacgatgtgattttcgtagaaattaggaataatgcattccatatattagttaacattttcctatatttatataccactgtactacagaatgaaaaaatttaactaatttgaattcatatatggaatgattttattgaaattttttcattcatttcgacaaatcttacacatttgtggtaaaacttttacttcataattagaactgcttaccttcgtttttaaatacaattttatttatttctataagcaattttatcttcaataaaagacatgttttattaatatattgaatatatttattaagaatcaacagcatcgaatctctttgaaatattagtttattattccactatttccaatttccgtgtgatattatcaactgtaaaacgcactttttcttcttcttgtacttttcacttttaataagttgctgcctaacgattttgtcctccttttacaatttcaatacctacaaatataaaaaatcataaaacatttttgttgcaaaacgttagcgtcactgaatattacctgataattgaagattccaaaatgaagacaaatgaaagggttgttattctgctggtgttttctttctttatacactatcacgaacattgatagatttatttaaaaaaacgaaaatttttctcactaatttaaaataacaaatattttatatattttatttgttatttattatattattttaccatattattttttaacaatctctccgtataccaaaacaacgcgattccaactaaaaaaacaaccgacgcgcaaatatatcgattacacccacgcgcaaacacatcgattacgatgacaggtatcgattacaggtagacaatagaaatttaggaaaatttcctatattctaacaagtgtgtttccttaagttttgaaaggattgcatatttcttagtacgaatgaactaaaatatttttctatgccaagtgttgttcgtatgtatgaaaaactttctattataaaggaagtcgcaattatcattttataagaaattttactaattttgaggaaacttggttttagttcggtttttgtttatttttacgaatgctttgttatcggtgaataaaattttctttttcagtagtaaattcttatacccagcgaagaaaatagtatgagtaaaattccatgccttattatagttaatgaactattcctaactgcttacagtttaggatttttttactgaaacgagtaaattttattatttttcacaaaaatttaccttaatggaaataaaatggataaactatattgatgaaaattttttcctttagtttcgaaggcacttttttctgggtgtgcatgtttatgggatcgataacacatttaccgattatttagtcatcgccgacaagtcgtatcgatccgacacattgtaaaattctttacaaacaccgacattccgtccggaataactgatagtctgtaaagcgcattagagtattcattccattgtgataccacagttgtgaacttctctcttatcactgagtactgcccgattctatggtaaactcaatgacaaggtacctcctttttatagccgagtccgaacggcgttccactttgaaacactcagaaatgtcaccagcattactgaggtgggataatccaccgctgaaaaactctttggtgtttggtcgaaactgggtttgaacccacgaccctgtgtatgcaaggcgagcatgctaaccattgcaccacgttggctcccaACTTTTAGGaaacttacacagaaaaaatatcaccaaaatatcctcaattgaaaagttgattgaagttgaaaattttcaattaataaattaattgatacaattcactttttagTCAATCTCGAAAGACTAAGTCAATTACAACAAGTgatggaatttttttattttttacctaaaagtttatttcaaacaaacaattttttttaatcaaactaacaaCACTATCCCCCATTTTCATGCAGCtctgttagtgctacgttagctaacgaacttttaagccgtgatatctacatatctgtgatcttgcgtatatattccatatgccagttagaaacttaactgctgaaaattgttcagttaaagttaaccggagaaaagatatttaaatttttctttctgttaactggcagttaaagcctaacggagctacatgaaaatggccgtaagtcagttaagaaagttattaaaaatagttacgtttttaaagaaaaaaataattaagttttgcaatcaatttaaattaaatttttaattgaatcaattaaaaaaataattgaaatttgctaagggaatcaattaattttttaagtatttaagtatttaatttttttaagtattttttaatgtccaattaaaactgtgattgatactatcattttcgtgattgaagatatttcaattaaaaaattaattggatcaattaatttcgtgtgtgtaataaagggtggttaaattgtaagggccgatgttgaatgtgaaccacgccTAAACGCCAACTTttttgaggccggtcaggcagttaccgtgaatgttcgctatcgtgagatgataacgaactttttatggcccgaattggaagatatggatgtggacgatatgtggtttcagcaggacggtgccacttgccacacagctaacgaaactatggctcttttgcgcaacaaattcaatggccttgttatctcacgtaatggcgatgtcaattggccgccaagatcatgtgatttgacaccgttggacttttttctttggggttatttgaaagaaaaggtgtacgtcgataagccagcaacaattcaagagctaaaggatgagataattcggcacattaacggcatagaaccttcattatgcctcagcgtcatcgacaatttggaccatcggatgaaggtgtgccaccaagGTCgcagcgcccatttggccgatattttgttccatacataattgagtaataccaatatatcataataaaataaaattacaataatttcctaaatagtttgtgttttattaaaaatcaatatcggcccttgaaattgtaaccaccctttataataacccttaaattatagcaaaaaaagTAATCATCAATCAAAGCACCGATGGGCCCTTGGATGCAGTGATTCAATGGATGATAAATGTAAGTAACCCTAAACAAGATGTTTATCTTTTGGTCTTTTTATATATGTAATGTACTAtctcataattttgtttaaatcagCGGcggtagagaaaaaaaaaaagaaaactaaattttcccttttcaacaaaaaaaaaactgttctgattttttttaaacacgGCTAATAACGTATCTTCAAAACAGATTAATTTGCTTGTATAGCTTACATAAATAGTAGTACATTAATTAATAGTAAACCTTATTGTTTTTGTACTGGAAGTTTATTTGCGTAAATTCTTCAATTacgtttttcattcataattgtAATttctccatttgttttgttattatcaTATAAGCTCTTCTTCATAATTCGTTTCATTCAATAACATTTGTCAAGTGTAGTCTCCATTATTTTGAAGCTCTCTGTTTCTCTTCCAATAACAGATTTGGTATGACTCTCAGTTTCTCCTTCAaatattaaagaacaaaacaaaacctTCATAATTAGCCTCTAAGTTCTCTTTGGTCGATTATCATCGCACTCTTCTATGTTTTCCTTTTTGAATTGTAATATAataattggtagattattttggagtATTATGTAAACATAATCgcgattttataaataaaaacaaagaatgTGAAATGAGAATGTAAAGAAGAAATGTTTTTGTAATTTGGTCGGATAGATGACCAAATAAAAAGCTGTCTCAATATTATGTGCGTATAAAGAttgatttgtaaatttatattagGCTGATCCGTAAAATTTAAAGGGATTATAAGGTTGGGAGGGTTTGGGTAATAGTGCTCATTATCACCAGGAATACTTGTTAAGGTCTGAATAGTCGGTTGATTTAATTAGTTTACCAAGTCCGATACCAGGTCCGTCCGATATTTTAaccttataaatttttttttatattattggttgtttttttttttatttctaagatcaAAACTTCGAATTGGCTGCTGTTACGTTAGTTTTTCTTAGTGTTTCCCTAGTTatttttttcttagtttttttccttgtacacctaaaaaaatattgtgtgtgTGGACGTTGGAGATTATAGGAAGACCCATACCATTTCGGCGAGCTGGCTAGTGCAAAGCTAGAGGTGCACGTAACCTACGTAAAATTTTCCAACTATTTCTTAGCCCGAAAATTACATAAAACACCACATATATCTgtggaaaaaatgttttgtttttgagaaTAAATAAACACGTAAAATGTCTCACCtttgttcttttatttataAACGTATCAAGTGTACAACGAATTATGGTGCGCTTATATCGTTCttatttacatacaaaattatattatttccgtaagattttattttacccCTATCACCCCAATGCGATTGCCATAAGATGGACAATTGGTGCAACAGATCCTGCATAGAATTGTCATCTACGGTTATCGATACATAATTTGGAATGTGCTGAAGATGCAACAGCCGATCTAGATTATTGATCTCAAATAGTCGTAGACAGTTAGTTGCCTCAAGCTTCCTCAAATGAGACATCTTGTCGAAGATAAAGAAAAGTGATGAACTGGTTATGCGTTTGTTATCTGAGATATTAAACAATTCCAAATCATTGGATCTACTTAAGCACagaacaattttgtaaatatcaACATCGTTGAGTTGACAAGCTGCCAGTTCAATGTTACGGAATTTTTCACACGTTCCGCTTTCAAAGAAATCAACCAACCGCTCAGCTGTTGACGTCGACGATATTCTAGGATTATCGTCATTTTGCAAGAAATTTATgtaactcaaatttaaattttgtaggcgACATGAGTTTAATTTAGAAAGTAGCACCTGCAAAACGTCGTCGGTCAAATGATTAAAACTTATATCGAAATCATATAATTCGTAATAGTTTAGATCATAGTcatataattgagtaatactgcAGTGTGATAGGTGTAACTTATGGATTGATTTGCCAGCAGGTCCTTTGCAGAAACGATCCAGGATACGAATCGAATCATTCCTCAAAGGGTTTTGGCTTAGAATCAATTCCTCAAGAGTAATAGAACTTCCTGTAGCCGATAACAGAACTTCTAGTCCATCAGATGTAATGAAATTGCCACTtagatttaaagatttcaaatgTTTCAGTGTGGACAATGCTTTGGCCAATTGAcggcacccctcattttgaataaaattgttGCCGAGATCCAAAGTTCTTAAGTTGCTTTGATGGAGAACTGCTTTAAACACAGGTTCGGTCTGTGTTGGAGATAACCAAAAATCATGTAGTTGTATTGTATTCGAAATCTGCGCTCTCTGTAAAACATCCATTACATTCTTGTTTACATCTGAAAATGAGAGATAGAAATACATTAGCAATTACTATATGAACTGTAGTGATAAATTCAGTTAATATGGAAcgcaaaaaaagtttggaaacttcaatatttattttctatatttgttttgtttgttattgttggtttcttcttcaatatttgtattgttttgatttcagccaaCAAACAGAGAAAAAGTACCAACAGAGAAAAatcatgtttgtcaaatttatttggccaaATCCCTTTAGACTGCTAGATGGTTAGATAGACGGCCGTTTCCacatcagcatcatctacttgcagcgaaactTTCAAACAATGATCAGGGGGctaattcgatatcgaattcataatcgtatcgaaaaatttgtcgatttgaaattgaaaatattccttTTTGTGTTATAGTTgaaagaatgaaaatttatatgaaCACTTTAATGACAGGGGATTTCGAAAATCGTCACCAAAAATTCGGCACATCGCTAACCAAACATCTACTAAGCCTTATCCAGAAAGATTCATTAATCAATGCCATTGAATTTGGTGTGTTTTGTTCACAATGTCAGAGCAATTTTTCAAATAAGACATTGAAGGACTCATGTTTTGCTATCATCCTGATGGCTGTTTCTTTCCTGAAAAAGTCCTGTTGGGGATTCCATTGATAttgtttgtttctgtagaatacagTGATACTCCCTTTCGACCACGAATTTTTACAGGTAtcgctatttttttattttaatcatgttgaagcgtctagccaaaatttcgggtcgccactccctatcgtttaggcggtagagaatgctgtctgtgggcaactttgggcaattgtggctataaaatagtttttgtAATAATAGacatattacgttttattgaattttttttaaagtttgtttttatttttacagtaaatatatacttggatgagtgaaatttcactcacgctcagACACATTCACGAaggaatatttgtactcacgcacgccatgtgggtagAAATTCACGCAAATTCACGAAATGAGAAGTCATATTCGCGcatgctcacgcacgaacaACGTTTATGCCTCACGCTCCCGcaagattcacgacaaatctcgtgattcacgaatattttcggaacacgacaatgtTCGTGACACATCAATTAGCATGCACGAAAATTCTTGTGATCCACGACAAATGTCATGTCTCACTGCAATTACTGATGGGTAAGTAACATTCATAACTCACGACGGAACCATTAGcacaattaaaatatattgcaCAATCAAACAATGGACGCTATTGAAACCTTAAGGGTGATAAAATACGTGAAGgttattaaaatcggtgagcttgaatttgtTCGCGAGTATGATTTTTACAGcgagtgtgaattttatcgtaaACGTAAATTTTatcgtgagcgtgagttggatcgtgcaCGTGAATTTTTATCGTGAATGTGACttttactcacgtttagtttaaatttcattcacggcttcgcgtgaatcacgcgtgattcacgaaaatatttagattttttgttgttgttttgaacCAATGCTATTTTAACCAAAATATAATAAAGcgccaatattcgtgctaatccaccagtatgttgccaagaaagcCGAAAGCTATGGCTCCCtaactttttacgattccttccagcactgcagatatgtcttCGACATCATCGCCACATTCCTCGTCACTGGGACTTCTCAATCGAAGTTCAAAATCTGTTCAATAACATTGttcttcaaaccttttttcctcTAGGTCTCATGtccagaaaaatgtaattttaatacCATAATTGATCACAGGcaactttaaaaatttctcacctgttgttttttttgcaattctaatatttgaattccaaaaatattttatttgattgtactacagatttaataaaaactttcaacatttttgttgtaatttttgaaaaaagtcacatgtataaaaacctttttccaaattagcaaatattattttcttgaggcacgtgcgtactaatgaaaaaaaaaagataattgacaaccaaactagctggtttttattcaacttgaagaaaacacttgtagctttcgataccgttacagttttatgagcaaaaacaacgctgacagttagtctcaaacacacaaaaagtggcccacaggtcgaaagggttaatataTTATCCCGCATATCAAAGTCAAAGACGAGGTATCCGtgaaatatgttttattttcatgTAAACATCCTTTTTTCACTGAACAccctcaccttaggcatacactggtggaaaaaattttaatgaaattttcttaaagtatatatatttttttggggcGCCAATTAGTTAATTCCaatttttacttgcagcataccctcttagtctctctttctaaacacatatatgtttataggcaatttccaAATTatcatattgttacgtttttatatttaggcgttttaattacccgacaattaaaacacagttcttttaaataacgacaatctacaatttatttactatgacttcacactttacaattcgttcacactgaagttattcgtttgacgctttaattaagactgactcgttagcagcatgcgagcgcttttatatatgacggtgtggcaatacgagaacattctggtagcactacaatattctggcaacgccagaacattcttagacaatgctagaaggatctacgaccattaagttattcgtctggtggctgccaaacacatacacactcacatagatatatgctcgcattactacaacaacaatgacaatagacaatgagatgaaatgagaatgcagaataacaaagcaaaggggttgctattctatgagagagtaagaactaacatttcggtaagcaaacaaaagaatataaaagaaattcaggaaaatactagaaaatgaatagatgattccaacaagtgatagcgaaattttatcgttacaatttgaaattttaaattaccggaaactaatttaaataaacttatgtctataattatcaaattcgtaacactgcctcccgcttaagcctgttcgtcccgaacaggcacagaacctgttccgtaaggagccaatcgttccagatgtacaactttcatctttgatctagggctgtcgtccttctgaatccggtatacaacatcattgatcttcttgatgactttgtatgggccttcccactgtgtttgcagttaggacacaatcctttctttcgttgcgggttaaatagcagaaccaattcttcttcttggaagccctcagtatttacagcacgatcgtatctcgccttcattctgttgctgaccatttttattttgttgcgcactgattcgtgaacttcaccgaaagtgtttgggatgtcgtttctgttttcttccatggcgagctcattaggtttagcgccgaatatcagatctctaggcaacttcaactcggttccgaatagaacattggccggtgttcgagaggtggaatcatgaatggcagatctataggacagcaaaaactttggtatatgctcgtcccagtccctctggccgttgtccaccacttttcgaagatgttcctccagagtgcgattaaacctttctaccatgccatcggattgtggatgtaatggtgtagtcctcgttttcttgataccaagggattcacacatctctttgaatatggccgattcaaaatttcttccctggtctgagtgaatctctgacggcacaccgtagcgacatatccagtttttgttgaccaatccacaatcgtttttgcctcttggtttggaattgcatacacctccggccatttgctgaagtaatccatgaccacaaggacataacggtttccagaatcacttactgggaaagggcctgccacgtccattgctattctttcaaacggggctcctggtctatattcttgcataggacctcgacttttccttgttggacctttcgccttcatgcacttctcacaattggctacccattcagcaattgctttctggcatccaacccagtagaatcgttgcttcactttctcggcggttttggttattcccagatgacctccactgggaccattatggaactccgccaaaacgtctcttattttggaatctggaacgatgatcaaatttcggctgctcttgccatcttcgctttcccatttacgttgcagggatccattaaactatcccattgagcccagtatgctttcataagtggactttcggctgcgatttctttcttgctgggtttcttattttcttgttttgccgaaataatttttctcagaatgggatctttatgttgctctgttgaccagtctgtgccagattcgatgtgtaactgcctgacatttacaactgtctcctttggttcagccttcgagtagcgtctgctttctacattgcaatgccgtcgtgtcaaggcttgatcaataacttttggctttgtggtcgccttcttctgattattgtttaatggagatggcgagattgaccccgacgttttacgccacgctttacattccccggaaagatgtccagccttatcacagttatagcatttcattctagatttatttgcttgctgcttcatttcttgcattatctgctttagagcctcttttaccaattcaatgaccgatttcgattcttcacactcggtctctactctgcgtactttgtgaatttgaggccgtgccagcaatctcgcagtctcttgtacaagtgcaaatgttactgtttctgtgaatgtagctttttgtgcggcatatgttgcacattttatctcagggtctcgaatgccattcacaaaagtCTCAATCTTGATACGATCTATAAGAGGATGATTCTCTCCAGGGTATGccaaaagcactagccgctcaacttctgtgaaaatcttgtagggtttcattcgatttctggattcttcctctcaattccattctgaagatgtcctgcttgtgctctccaccatacttgcgttgaagtgccgctattacttcattatagttatttctagaagcagcgggaatgctttgtatcacatcagcagcattgccctttaatgccaatagaagttcaattgctttatcatcgtcattccacaaatttctacaagcaaccatttcgaattggaatttgaagacatcaaatgacgttgagccatcgaaaacaggagttttgattttagagccctcgatgacgcgcactggaccacctttaatttccagctctgacatttttttctcgatgtgcagaaacttctcatcatgaaccataattttctcatccacggaaagaactttcttatccaattccacaatttgattttctatatggtccacacgtttctccatgccttcagaaatatgttgtaatttttcgttgagaattctagaattttcgtcgaatttttcttccaattttctagaacttgcttccatttgtagggcattttctttcagcaattttctagaattttcttccatttttctagaatttgcttccatttgtagggcattttctttcagcaattttctagaattttcttccatttttctagaattttcttccatttttctagaattctcatccatgatttttctagagttttcttccatcattttgctcaaaacattgagcattgatgtgtaatccacaacactcgaagccacagatggagtttctacactgcttgtattgacgagtattgattcatcaatgtcttccttataatcaaactcatgcgtcgcaatgtccatattacgccgttcaaactcttccagtagacgcttttgaagctgggccttattgcctgttgtcggcagctccagtttgctcaattccttttttatgtcttccacacgaagctcattaaacttcattgtagattttttttccgttatttcacttccgacaccaattgttacgtttttatatttaggcgttttaattacccgacaattaaaacacagttcttttaaataacgacaat carries:
- the LOC142242569 gene encoding tonsoku-like protein (The sequence of the model RefSeq protein was modified relative to this genomic sequence to represent the inferred CDS: added 560 bases not found in genome assembly), whose product is MSSDLKSPTNHNYKHSGNSPWQRESLSPENDAFQILLDAATETSSQQRQKQTKKLTLSRKSSISSNTSISSSLQRHKTKHQSSLLDSGFCRFRSESPQLASEDSNETTSALNFTTEPDSTTTSIQLLISPSKSSPVKLQATSLCISTTISFKVKVEEEMLLVPIERKKLNDINMRWLAEEAARRYYNLVGLKPLLRLKTADGFAYEDNDPVNVAVEQNMILATVLEWQISPLGNRYEEMCIQLHKDVNKNVMDVLQRAQISNTIQLHDFWLSPTQTEPVFKAVLHQSNLRTLDLGNNFIQNEGCRQLAKALSTLKHLKSLNLSGNFITSDGLEVLLSATGSSITLEELILSQNPLRNDSIRILDRFCKGPAGKSIHKLHLSHCSITQLYDYDLNYYELYDFDISFNHLTDDVLQVLLSKLNSCRLQNLNLSYINFLQNDDNPRISSTSTAERLVDFFESGTCEKFRNIELAACQLNDVDIYKIVLCLSRSNDLELFNISDNKRITSSSLFFIFDKMSHLRKLEATNCLRLFEINNLDRLLHLQHIPNYVSITVDDNSMQDLLHQLSILWQSHWGDRGKIKSYGNNIILYVNKNDISAP